A genomic segment from Luteibacter aegosomatis encodes:
- the trxB gene encoding thioredoxin-disulfide reductase, translated as MSTPKHSRLLILGSGPAGYTAAVYAARANLKPTMVTGLQQGGQLMTTTEVDNWPGDEKGVQGPELMRRMAEHAERFETEMVFDHIHKVDLSKRPFTLKGDGGEYTADALIITTGATAKYLGIASEEKFKGRGVSACATCDGFFFREQDVVVVGGGNTAVEEALYLSNIARKVYLVHRRDKLRAEKIMQDKLMEKAAAGKIELVWNHQIDEVLGDDSGVNGVRVKDVNTGAKRDIEVQGFFVAIGHTPNTGIFEGQLEMKDGYIQIKSGLGGMATATSVEGVFAAGDVADHVYRQAITSAGFGCMAALDAERWLDQQMPINP; from the coding sequence ATGAGCACCCCCAAGCACAGCCGCCTGCTGATCCTAGGCTCCGGTCCCGCCGGCTACACGGCGGCGGTCTACGCGGCGCGCGCCAACCTGAAGCCGACCATGGTCACCGGTCTGCAGCAGGGTGGCCAGCTGATGACCACCACCGAGGTGGACAACTGGCCGGGCGACGAAAAGGGCGTGCAGGGTCCGGAGCTCATGCGCCGCATGGCGGAACACGCCGAGCGCTTCGAGACCGAGATGGTGTTCGACCATATCCACAAGGTGGATCTCTCCAAGCGTCCGTTCACCCTCAAGGGCGACGGCGGCGAGTACACCGCCGACGCGCTCATCATCACCACCGGCGCCACGGCGAAGTACCTGGGCATCGCCTCGGAGGAGAAGTTCAAGGGCCGCGGCGTGTCCGCCTGCGCCACCTGCGACGGCTTCTTCTTCCGCGAGCAGGACGTGGTCGTGGTCGGCGGCGGCAACACGGCCGTCGAAGAAGCGCTTTATCTCTCCAACATCGCCCGCAAGGTCTACCTCGTGCACCGCCGCGACAAGCTGCGCGCCGAGAAGATCATGCAGGACAAGCTCATGGAGAAGGCCGCGGCCGGCAAGATCGAACTGGTGTGGAACCATCAGATCGACGAAGTGCTGGGCGACGACTCCGGCGTGAACGGCGTGCGCGTGAAGGACGTCAACACCGGCGCCAAGCGCGACATCGAGGTGCAGGGCTTCTTCGTGGCCATCGGCCACACGCCCAATACCGGCATCTTCGAAGGCCAGCTCGAGATGAAGGACGGCTACATCCAGATCAAGTCGGGCCTGGGCGGCATGGCCACCGCCACCTCGGTGGAAGGCGTGTTCGCGGCCGGCGACGTGGCCGACCACGTCTACCGCCAGGCGATCACCTCGGCCGGCTTCGGCTGCATGGCCGCGCTGGACGCCGAACGCTGGCTCGACCAGCAGATGCCGATCAATCCGTGA
- the lolA gene encoding outer membrane lipoprotein chaperone LolA yields the protein MKRLLLAATLLLTCLPAFAAGPARERLDAFAKGLHSITGRFSQTLSNANGDPGKSSTGTLALQAPRQFRWETTAPYKQTIVADGSRVWLYDPDLEQVTVRKQSSEEAQSPLTVLTDLSLMDRDFKVTEQGEHDGLQWLRLKSTSKDPQFDYADLGFDASGLARMVFKDQLGNTTTIQFAGWQKNAPVPADTFNFVPPQGTDVIGDQPVLQTQPVH from the coding sequence ATGAAACGCCTGCTGCTCGCCGCGACGCTGCTCCTGACCTGCCTTCCGGCCTTCGCCGCCGGCCCGGCGCGCGAGCGCCTCGATGCCTTCGCCAAGGGCCTGCACTCGATCACGGGGCGATTCAGCCAGACGCTGTCCAACGCCAACGGCGATCCGGGCAAGTCGAGCACGGGCACGCTGGCGCTGCAGGCGCCGCGCCAGTTCCGCTGGGAGACCACGGCGCCGTACAAGCAGACCATCGTGGCCGACGGCAGCCGCGTGTGGCTGTACGACCCCGACCTGGAACAGGTGACGGTGCGCAAGCAGAGCAGCGAAGAGGCGCAGAGCCCGCTCACGGTGCTCACCGATCTTTCCCTGATGGACCGCGATTTCAAGGTCACCGAGCAGGGCGAGCACGACGGCCTGCAGTGGCTGCGCCTGAAGTCGACCAGCAAGGACCCGCAATTCGACTACGCGGACCTCGGCTTCGACGCGTCGGGCCTCGCGCGCATGGTGTTCAAGGATCAGCTCGGCAACACCACCACCATCCAGTTCGCCGGTTGGCAGAAGAACGCCCCCGTGCCGGCCGACACCTTCAACTTCGTGCCACCCCAGGGCACCGACGTGATCGGCGACCAGCCGGTACTCCAGACCCAGCCGGTGCATTGA
- a CDS encoding DNA translocase FtsK: MARSAKVVKKQAKAQVKAQREGLSDELKRRLREAGALLLLPIALYLLVCLLSYNDQDPSWGHMGVTERATNFGGAVGANIANLLRYIFGLVAYCFPLLLLALGIRVIRHRGERDVQPWEPSLRLIGFVFFFITAPALVYLNVDSPVLPEGPGGIVGKWVGRGLHGAFGDKGAPLLLLAVCLVAVTLATGLSWFKLMDATGELVVRIGGWFGGKVRQAPEVMAARTARAEREVVKKAEAVKQARREPVRIETPVASVVAKSERATRENQIPLFTGASMDGELPPLSLLDEAPPQGPGYSEETLEVLSRQVELKLRDFRVEARVMGVYPGPVITRFELEPAAGVRGSQVSSLDKDIARGLSVVSVRVVDVIPGKNVIGLEIPNTKKQIVYLSEILRSERYDQVKSPLALALGKDIGGKAVVADLAKMPHLLVAGTTGSGKSVAVNAMVLSLLYKSSAKDVRMIMIDPKMLELSVYEGIPHLLAPVVTDMKEAANALRWCVAEMERRYKLMAAVGVRNLGGFNKKVKEAESAGQPLLDPLFRPNPDMPGMQAEPLEPLPHIVIIIDEFADMMMIVGKKVEELIARLAQKARAAGVHLILATQRPSVDVITGLIKANIPTRIAFQVSSKIDSRTILDQSGAEALLGHGDMLYLPPGTATPERVHGAFVDDHEVHNVVEWLRAQGSPNYIEGVLEEVQSTADGKIISDSGLPQDADGDGDSDNALYDRAVRVVTETRRASISGVQRHLRIGYNRAARLVEQMEQDGIVSAPQHNGNREVLAPPPPKD, encoded by the coding sequence GTGGCGCGCAGCGCGAAAGTCGTTAAGAAACAGGCCAAGGCCCAGGTCAAGGCCCAACGCGAAGGACTGAGCGACGAGCTCAAGCGCCGGCTGCGCGAGGCCGGGGCACTCCTGCTGCTCCCCATCGCCCTCTATCTGTTGGTGTGCCTGCTCAGCTACAACGACCAGGACCCCAGTTGGGGCCACATGGGCGTGACCGAGCGTGCCACCAATTTCGGCGGCGCCGTGGGCGCCAACATCGCCAACCTCCTGCGCTACATCTTCGGCCTGGTGGCGTACTGCTTTCCGCTGCTCCTGCTGGCCCTCGGCATCCGGGTGATCCGCCACCGCGGCGAGCGCGACGTGCAGCCGTGGGAGCCGTCGTTGCGGCTGATCGGCTTCGTCTTCTTCTTCATCACCGCACCCGCGCTGGTCTACCTGAACGTCGATTCGCCCGTGCTGCCCGAAGGGCCCGGCGGCATCGTCGGCAAATGGGTGGGCCGTGGGCTGCACGGCGCCTTCGGAGACAAGGGGGCGCCCTTGCTGTTGCTGGCGGTGTGCCTGGTGGCGGTGACGCTGGCCACCGGCCTGTCGTGGTTCAAGCTGATGGACGCCACCGGCGAGCTGGTGGTGCGCATCGGCGGCTGGTTCGGCGGCAAGGTACGGCAGGCGCCCGAGGTGATGGCCGCGCGCACCGCCCGCGCCGAGCGCGAGGTGGTGAAGAAGGCCGAGGCCGTGAAGCAGGCCAGGCGTGAGCCGGTGCGCATCGAGACGCCGGTCGCCTCCGTGGTGGCCAAGAGCGAACGCGCCACCCGCGAAAACCAGATTCCGCTGTTCACCGGCGCGTCGATGGACGGCGAACTGCCGCCGCTGTCGCTGCTCGACGAAGCCCCGCCGCAGGGCCCGGGCTATTCGGAAGAGACCCTCGAGGTGCTTTCCCGCCAGGTGGAGCTCAAGCTGCGCGACTTCCGCGTGGAAGCCCGCGTGATGGGCGTGTACCCCGGGCCGGTCATCACCCGTTTCGAGCTCGAACCCGCCGCCGGCGTGCGCGGCAGCCAGGTCTCCAGCCTCGACAAGGACATCGCCCGCGGCCTCTCCGTGGTGAGCGTGCGCGTGGTCGACGTCATTCCGGGCAAGAACGTCATCGGCCTGGAAATCCCCAACACCAAGAAGCAGATCGTCTACCTCTCCGAGATCCTGCGTTCGGAGCGCTACGACCAGGTGAAGTCGCCCCTGGCGTTGGCCCTGGGCAAGGACATCGGCGGCAAGGCCGTGGTGGCCGACCTGGCGAAGATGCCGCACCTGCTCGTGGCCGGCACCACCGGCTCGGGCAAGTCCGTGGCGGTGAACGCCATGGTGCTGAGCCTGCTCTACAAGAGCAGCGCGAAAGACGTGCGCATGATCATGATCGACCCGAAGATGCTGGAACTCTCGGTCTACGAGGGCATCCCGCACCTGCTCGCGCCGGTCGTCACCGACATGAAGGAAGCCGCCAACGCGTTGCGCTGGTGCGTGGCCGAGATGGAGCGGCGCTACAAGCTCATGGCCGCGGTGGGCGTGCGCAACCTCGGGGGCTTCAACAAGAAGGTGAAGGAGGCGGAAAGCGCGGGCCAGCCGCTGCTCGATCCGCTGTTCCGTCCCAACCCCGACATGCCGGGCATGCAGGCCGAACCGCTCGAGCCGCTGCCGCACATCGTCATCATCATCGACGAATTCGCCGACATGATGATGATCGTCGGCAAGAAGGTGGAAGAGCTCATCGCCCGCCTCGCGCAGAAGGCGCGCGCCGCCGGCGTGCACCTCATCCTCGCCACGCAGCGCCCCTCGGTGGATGTCATCACCGGCCTCATCAAGGCCAACATCCCCACGCGCATCGCGTTCCAGGTGTCGTCCAAGATCGACTCGCGCACGATCCTGGACCAGTCCGGCGCCGAGGCCCTGCTGGGCCACGGCGACATGCTCTACCTGCCGCCGGGCACGGCCACGCCGGAGCGCGTGCATGGCGCCTTCGTGGACGACCACGAGGTGCACAACGTGGTGGAGTGGCTGCGCGCGCAGGGTTCGCCCAACTACATCGAGGGCGTGCTCGAGGAAGTGCAGTCCACCGCCGACGGCAAGATCATCAGCGACTCCGGCCTGCCGCAGGATGCCGACGGCGATGGCGACAGCGACAACGCGCTCTACGATCGCGCCGTGCGCGTGGTCACCGAAACGCGACGCGCGTCCATTTCCGGCGTGCAGCGCCACCTGCGCATCGGCTACAACCGCGCCGCCCGCCTCGTCGAACAGATGGAGCAGGACGGCATCGTCAGCGCGCCGCAGCACAACGGCAACCGCGAAGTGCTCGCGCCGCCGCCCCCGAAGGACTGA